From bacterium:
ACGCGGGACTCCAGTTCGTGCTTTCGGACGAAGAAAGAAGGGTTTACATTTCCAGAGTCAAGGAGAGGTTCGGCAGGATTTCCAAAAAACGGGCGATCGAGCCCGGCGACATTACGGATCTTGTCGAAGATTTGGAGCAGAGGAAAACGAACTTTTCGGACAAGATTATTCAGATGTGGCACAACGTCGCGCAGCACGATTACCTGTACAACCGTGCGCTTAACGGAGCGTTGCTGTTCAACCATTTGCTCGAAGAAAGCGACCTGGACGGCAGCACTCGATTTGAAATGACCGCCGCGGCTTTGCTTCGCGACATTGGACACGCGTTTTTTCCGCCCGACCTCAAAAACAAGCGCGGGCCGCTTACCGCCGGCGAATTCAAACTCGTACAGAATCACACGAAAGTCGCTTCGCAGCTTTTAACCAACTCGGGATTCATTGGCAGCGACGCCGTACGGGCGGCCCGCGGCCACCACGAAAAATATGACGGTTCGGGTTATCCGGACGGGCTGCGGGGCGAGGAAATTCCGCGTTCCGCAAGGCTTTTGGCGGTTTGCGACACATTCGACGCGATAGTTTCCACACGCCCTTACAAGAACAGGATGAGTCCGTACGAAGCGATAGGCGAGGTGTGCGGGCTTTCGGGCGTCCACTTCGATCCGGCGATGACGGGGAGATTCGTCAGGTGTTTCGGGCTTTATCCGCCTGGCACGTTTGCCGTGCTGTCGTCCGGCGATGGGGGCATCGTCGTAAAGAATAACGAAGGTTTGCCGGTAAGACCCGTAGTTCGCTTGCTGTTCAGCTCGGACGGGACTCCGGTGGACAAGGTCGCGCTGCTCGATCTCTCCAAGGAAACCGATCTTTTCGTAAGCGAAGTTTTTCGCGCATAGGCGATTTTGGCTTGATTACTGCGTTCCTGCCGCCGATTTCTCGCCGAAACGGCGTCTGCCGCCTTTGCTATACTTAACTTTCGGTATGGGGCCGAGGCGTCCGGAGGAATCGTTGAGCAGGGCCGTTTTTCTATTCGTGGACCGCTTTTTCGCCTTTTTCGGCGGCGTTTTCATGCTGCTGGGGAAGGTGGTCTGGTACGTGGTGCGCGGCCGTTCAAATCCGGGCCTGACCATTGCCCAGATGTCCAACCTGGGAATCGCAAGCATAGCAATAGTCTGCCTCGTGCTGGCGTTCGTCGGAGCGTCAATCACCTACATCATCGCGGAGGAAATGGCGTCGAGAGGCCTTAAAAGTTACGTCGGCGGCTTGATTCTGCTTATTTTGCTGCGCGAAATGATTCCCGTGCTTACCGGAGTGGTGCTCGCGGGCAAAGTTGGCGCGAGCGTGACGAGCGAGATCGGAAGTATGAAAATCAGCGAGCAGATTGAAGCCCTCAAAGCGCTTTCGACCGATCCTGACTGGTTTCTGACGATTCCGCGCGTTCTGGGAATCGTTTTGATGTCGCCCGTGGTGGCTGCGTTCGCGGGCTACGCCGGATTCTACTCCGGTTACCTGATGGCCTGGGAGCAGACGCAGACGCAGTACATAACTTG
This genomic window contains:
- a CDS encoding ABC transporter permease gives rise to the protein MSRAVFLFVDRFFAFFGGVFMLLGKVVWYVVRGRSNPGLTIAQMSNLGIASIAIVCLVLAFVGASITYIIAEEMASRGLKSYVGGLILLILLREMIPVLTGVVLAGKVGASVTSEIGSMKISEQIEALKALSTDPDWFLTIPRVLGIVLMSPVVAAFAGYAGFYSGYLMAWEQTQTQYITWMAEVPSFVEYSDFRACLIKVLVFAATVGLVACYHGFNADKGAAGVGKAVTLSVTNSIVLIFGLDLLLMPILF
- a CDS encoding HD domain-containing protein, whose product is MNKLYRVKVDNLVPGAILEGDILSAKQVLLLGAGRKLTPGFISLLGDWGISYVYTPSTQFPIDEEHQRSFTPHFDAIAQNREEVFYNAGLQFVLSDEERRVYISRVKERFGRISKKRAIEPGDITDLVEDLEQRKTNFSDKIIQMWHNVAQHDYLYNRALNGALLFNHLLEESDLDGSTRFEMTAAALLRDIGHAFFPPDLKNKRGPLTAGEFKLVQNHTKVASQLLTNSGFIGSDAVRAARGHHEKYDGSGYPDGLRGEEIPRSARLLAVCDTFDAIVSTRPYKNRMSPYEAIGEVCGLSGVHFDPAMTGRFVRCFGLYPPGTFAVLSSGDGGIVVKNNEGLPVRPVVRLLFSSDGTPVDKVALLDLSKETDLFVSEVFRA